One window of the Runella slithyformis DSM 19594 genome contains the following:
- a CDS encoding bacteriorhodopsin-like: MQMLNILLDGALAAGDYIGFTFFTGYMSMLAASIFFIVERGTVADKWKTSLLVSALITFIAAVHYFYMRGVWLETHTSPTQFRYIDWTLTVPLMCIEYYLILRPAGAKSGMLVRLLLGSIVMLVAGYIGEAVSPESNVLWGIISTLGWAAIIYEIYMGEASKVAAASDSQAVKDGYNVLRWFTFVGWAIYPIGYMLLPGNLLSGLVEGVDLTKSSPVDLAYNIADAVNKIGFGLVVYSIAKNATESAKVKSAVA; encoded by the coding sequence ATGCAAATGTTAAACATTCTCTTAGACGGTGCACTCGCCGCAGGTGACTACATCGGTTTTACTTTTTTCACCGGCTACATGTCAATGTTGGCCGCTTCCATCTTTTTTATCGTTGAGCGCGGCACGGTAGCCGACAAGTGGAAAACCTCCCTGTTGGTATCCGCTTTGATCACGTTCATTGCCGCAGTACATTATTTTTACATGAGGGGTGTATGGCTGGAAACCCACACCTCGCCCACGCAATTCAGATACATCGACTGGACCCTGACCGTGCCATTGATGTGTATTGAGTACTACCTGATCCTGCGTCCTGCCGGCGCCAAAAGCGGTATGCTCGTCAGACTGTTGCTGGGTTCGATTGTCATGCTGGTTGCGGGCTACATCGGTGAAGCCGTAAGTCCCGAATCCAATGTACTTTGGGGGATCATTTCTACCCTTGGCTGGGCCGCGATCATCTATGAAATCTACATGGGTGAGGCTTCCAAGGTAGCCGCCGCTTCCGATAGTCAAGCGGTAAAAGACGGTTACAATGTACTGCGTTGGTTTACCTTCGTAGGATGGGCCATTTATCCGATTGGTTACATGTTGCTTCCGGGAAATCTTCTGAGCGGCCTCGTTGAGGGCGTAGATCTCACCAAGAGTTCTCCGGTCGACTTAGCCTACAACATTGCCGATGCCGTCAATAAGATCGGCTTTGGTTTGGTAGTGTACAGTATTGCTAAGAATGCTACCGAATCCGCCAAAGTGAAGAGCGCAGTTGCTTAG